The Cucurbita pepo subsp. pepo cultivar mu-cu-16 chromosome LG05, ASM280686v2, whole genome shotgun sequence nucleotide sequence AGATTCTCTCCAGATTCGAGGAATATAGAGAGTCGGTGAAGGCTAAAGCGGCCCGAAACGGCGGCGCTGTAAAGCGATGGGATGAACGGTGCATCGCCGATGGGAACGAGCTTCTGAGATTTCACTGTTCGACGTTTTTGTGCGATTTGGGGCAAAACGGTAATTCCAGCATCTGCGGGCAGCAATTTTGTAGTATTTGTGGGATAATCAAATCGGGATTCTCACACAAGTTGGATGGAATTTCTACGCTATCAAGTAGCTGGAGAGCACACGTGGCAATCCCTGAGGACATCGAAGAGGAGTTCAAGTTCATGAACGTGAAACGGGCGATTCTGGTTTGCCGGGTCGTGGCCGGCCGGATCGGGTCCGACAACGACGAGCCGGAGAAAGACGGCGGTGGGTTTGACTCCGTAGTCGGCCGAAGTGGGAGTGGGGCCCAGACGACGGTGGATGAAGAAGAGCTGTTGGTTTTCAATCCGAGGGCTGTGCTCCCCTGCTTCGCGATTGTGTACGAAGTCTGATGTGGACGATCGTGCGGTCGCCGTTTGATTGCTTCATTTTAGCTTCGTTTGATGTGATGTGTAGTGgtgtttaaatataatttaagtttttttttttttttttaatgaaggtGTCTGTAATTATCAGTTATTTCGTTGTTAGCCCAAATCCGTACACTTTGACTGTGGGTCAAACTTCAAGCGATCGGAACAGTGGACATAAGGACTAACGAGGTTGGTAGATGAATAattactaaatatatatatttaataatatgccaaataatttgttttgtttctattaTTGTAGCATTCTGCAATTTCCTAGAAATTGGGAGAATCAtatgttaaaatttaagtacattatgcaaataataataataataatgttcttatttgatcaaattttggttttattcATCACTTGGGTTAGAGCCTATAATTAAcctatcaaatacaataaaaaaaacttaaaaattcatGATCTTATATTGTTCCAAAAATTATGGCAGGTTGGATGCCAAAACGGGCCGTACAGGCCCAAAGTTACTTGTTTTTGGGCCGAATATTACCTTCAAAGATCATTGGGTAGGGAATtaagaacacaaaatttaaaagtttcaatttaaaaaagaaaattaaaaagaggGAAATCAACAACAGTAAAACAGTAAAACGGTAAATATACTAAAGAGGCAAAGAAAGcgaaaaaggaacaaaaaaatattggagAATAAGGAAAGGAAACAAGGAAGGGAGAAAAGGAGATCTAATTATGTGGATAACTCTCAAAGTCACTTAAAGGGCAATTTGGGAAATAAAgcattaacaaaattaataagttAGTTGAATGGTAAGCAACTACAAATATTAGGAACTACCAATATTAGGAATTAAGTGCGTAAATTATATTATCATATCTCATTaacctccttttcttttttcccttttgtatTCAGAAATTTGACgttttgtaaaaaataataataataataattacagtTCGCCGTCTGAAAATGGCGCCCACACAACAAAATCTTGTTTCTGATCAACCACTACCCCACCGCTGCACCACCACTCGCCGGTCGCCaacacataaatatatatatattttttttaaaattcttttgggggtttacaaattttcaatacACGTTTCTTCGGCGCCACTGCTCCAGAGAAAATCGGCATATTTTGCAGCGTAAAACGGATTGCCAGATTCGGCAGAAATAGCTTCGAGAAATGTCTCCTCCGCCGCCCACATGTCCTTTCTGATCCTCCACAAGAACGTCGCATACTTGCTGAACGCCTCTGCATCAGGCGGTTTCGCTTCCACCGCCTTCTTGAAGTAATCCTCCGCTCTGTAGAATTACACAAATTATTAACATACCCACAAAAATTATGCCCATAATCATCAAAACTGTTGATATAACAATATTATAgataagaatgagatagaTAAAAAGGGAAGTTAAGACTTCACCTGTCGTAATCATGGGCCACAAGGAAGAGAAATTGAGCGTAATTGGTGAGGAGAAGAGGATTATTGGGGTCTTGGGAGAGTGCCGTTTGGTAAAGAAGCTCTGTTCTGAAATACTCTTCGTAATCGTCCGATTCGATCTCAACCGTCACCGGCGATACGAGTCTTCTCGTTACGTCTTCATCAAATGCTTCGTTTCTTATTGTCGATTGCATTTGTGAAGCTTCTTTGAGAATGGAATTCCACCGAgaaatctcttcttctctgATGTTTTCCCCTGATATCGATTCTTCTTCTGCTGAAGTTCGTACGGTGGGATAATTCACTGATCGATTTAATTCATCGCCGTCTGTGCCACTTGCAGTCGGTCGGACCtttccgccgccgccgccattaACGCTTCCGATGGAAGCTGTTTTCCCATTGATTGAAGACACTGAGAACGTCTTGAGCGTTGAGGAATCGAATTTCTGGTCCTTTTGGTTGTCGATTTGAACGACTCCCTCAGCCGTCTGCGTTAAAGAAGGGGAAGGCGATAAGGAAGCTGCCATACCTGAATTGTTTCCCATTGAATGCACTGTGAAATTCGCTAACAGAATCATCACGTACACCATTAGAGTTGGAGTGTGAGAGAAAACTTGCTGAAATAGCCAAACAAACGAAGCGTGCATCTCATTTTCAACTCGATTCAGAATGCCCTGTAAATCTTCGTAAAACAGTATTTCTCTCAATCTTAATGAATAGCTGTGAAGCTCTTGAATCATGAAAACCATGGAGGAGAATGCCTTCTTCACTGAACAATAAGCGGATTCTCTTACTTCTCTGATGCCTTCCTGCCATTGCATTTTCCTCTTTAAGATTCGAAGCGATAAGGGGAAATCAACGCTATTAGCTTTACGCTCGATATCGTCTGGAATTATTTCCGGTTCCTGAGTCCATTCCGGAGGTTTTTGGTGGATTTCTGGCCATGGAGATTCTGTTGAAACGTCTTGAGGCGGTGCGACTTGCATGTGGTTTTGTAAAGAACAGTTGGAACTATTAAATTCATGATCAGTTACGGAATCAGAAACAGAATCTGTACTATCGGAATCCGAATCGTGGATCTTCTCAGCGGAGATTCGAAAACTAAGCGCCAAATCTTGAATCTGCTTGGAGAATTCTTCGTCTGAGAAACCGTCCCCCAAATTCGCAGTACACGCTCTTCTGATCGTACGAATTCTTGGATTAAAATTGTAGCAAGAGCGAGACCGTATAAACTTCGTGAGCGGGATTCCAAACATACCTGATCGACCAAGCGTATAAACACACCGCCTCGTCGCGGCTCCTCCATCGCTACGGTTCCGCGGCGTCGACGAAGGAGATGAAACTGTCGAAGCTAGGGTTTGCgagtaagaagaagaaggatgaacaaTAGTCTGCGACCATTGTAATTGTAAACACGTCGTAGCTACCTTCACttccatttcaatttctcaagcGAATGAGCAAAATACAACCAAAAGTTAACAGTAATATGAATTCAAATCATCATCCGCTTCTGAAAAtcaaaaaaacagagagaaactCTTCCGTGAAATCTCTCAATCCAAACGAAAAGCGATCAAAGTCCTATCGAACCTGCAGATTCTCCACCTTCATACCtgaaacaatagaaaaagaatCGAAAGAAATGCAACAGATCAAAACAAATTCAACTGCTAAAGAAACATCCTCTCTCTACTTGCAAGATCTTccaagaaaatccaaaaacacacacacacacacacacacatcgCTACTGCTCATTTCTGTCAAAAATCGGATCGAACACTCAACAAATCAGCACAAAATcgtaaaaaattgaaatcaacaGACCTAAACAGAACGGCAGCGACGATTTCCGGCGGATAATCTGGAAACAAAGCAGGGCCGTAGCTTGAACCTTTATCAGTAACGAAGAGGCAtcacagagagagagaaagatatgTCACTACACACACACGGAAGAAAACAACAGGAAAGGAGTTTTGGAGGGGAGAGGGGGAAGGGCAGTATCGGTAACCGGTCAATTTAtccagaaaataaataaattaaaaaaagccTTCCAAAGGGCGGGCTTCAAGAAATCACCTCTCGATACCTATTAGTCAGCACAAAGCGGCTTATTTCACGGGTGATCTGGATCTGATGTGGCTGTTCTCAACGTGCCACGTGTTTCCCTCCATTAACATCGCGACTTGCAAAACCGTGACACCACCGACTTTCTCGCTTGCTTTCCCGACACGTGTCGGtcctaatatttttcttccctAAACAACAATCGTTTAGAAACATTAAACTTTTCGTTTTGTAAATTAGATGTTTGGATTATGCgattaaaacaacatttttatcatttaaaattatttttaatccttcaaaattaaattaatcttttattctatattttaaaaaataatttttatttcattttaaataattaaaaaatatgtcacattaaatacaaaatcattaatttatttttaaaaaagctaAAGTTGAGGATAAGCATAATTGACTATAAATTAGCTTTATATCCACAAAAACCTGCTTTTCACGTAAAAGATTATCGTATTTAATCGTTGACTTGTTGGTTTTTCAGAAACTAGCAGgatattaattaacaaaaatgtatatttatggaaatttaaaaaaaaaatgtatatttataaTGTATATTACAAATATACGTTATAATCTTATAATATGGTCTAAATAATTAACCAACTGTTAGAAGCTCAAATAGTTACATATTTGTACGAAGATGTTTGAAATCCCACTCCTATCAAATGATAGGCatcattaattcaaattaaatatcatcTAAAATTATTGCTTAATTATgatgtaataaatatttagaaaaaataattaatgtactttcatttttgaaaGGGACGCTAAAATTTGCACATGCCTACTAAAATATAACGCTgacataattatataaaaaagtaaGGAAGTGCGAGGTAGCGTTTTAGATGGGAATATAATCTTCATCCTTAGCCTCATCTAGTTAATTATACATcgagattatatatatatatatatatatatatatagagtaGTATAGACGAAccaatttattgaaaaaaaaaaggtattttgtttataaaaaagtgattttaattatttaaaaatacaaagaacaaccatatcttaaaagaaaaaaaaaattaaaaataaaaactaaaaggattttttttttttttttttttcacaataaCAAGTGTGCTACTTTCGCTCATAATTTAtgcaatattttaattattaaaaaaaaaaaaaaaaccagatGTGGACCCCACATTGAACCGCCGAAGCACGCCTTTTGCTCCATGTTGTTTCTGGAGGACATGACCACGCGGCAACCATTGGCTCACCATACC carries:
- the LOC111794426 gene encoding uncharacterized protein LOC111794426, producing the protein MEVKVATTCLQLQWSQTIVHPSSSYSQTLASTVSSPSSTPRNRSDGGAATRRCVYTLGRSGMFGIPLTKFIRSRSCYNFNPRIRTIRRACTANLGDGFSDEEFSKQIQDLALSFRISAEKIHDSDSDSTDSVSDSVTDHEFNSSNCSLQNHMQVAPPQDVSTESPWPEIHQKPPEWTQEPEIIPDDIERKANSVDFPLSLRILKRKMQWQEGIREVRESAYCSVKKAFSSMVFMIQELHSYSLRLREILFYEDLQGILNRVENEMHASFVWLFQQVFSHTPTLMVYVMILLANFTVHSMGNNSGMAASLSPSPSLTQTAEGVVQIDNQKDQKFDSSTLKTFSVSSINGKTASIGSVNGGGGGKVRPTASGTDGDELNRSVNYPTVRTSAEEESISGENIREEEISRWNSILKEASQMQSTIRNEAFDEDVTRRLVSPVTVEIESDDYEEYFRTELLYQTALSQDPNNPLLLTNYAQFLFLVAHDYDRAEDYFKKAVEAKPPDAEAFSKYATFLWRIRKDMWAAEETFLEAISAESGNPFYAAKYADFLWSSGAEETCIENL